The genomic stretch CCCTGCCGGAGCCGCGGTCGATCGCCGCTTCTCTCGGCGAGGCCGCCACGGAGGAGAAGCCCCATGCATGACGCGCGACAGAGAGCATCGATCATGAAATCGATCATTATGGCGGCGGCCCTGGCCAGCGCGGCGGGCGTCGCTGTGGCCGAGGAGGGCGGCGCGCATTCGCAGCCCAAGCCGCCGCGGCAGGAATGGAGCTTCGCCGGCGCCTTCGGCCATTACGAAAATGCGCAGCTGCGCCGCGGCTACAAGGTCTATAGGGAGGTCTGCTCGAGCTGCCACTCGATCTCGCGCCTCGCCTTCCGCAATTTCGCCGAGAAGGGCGGGCCGGAGATCTCCGAGGCGGAGGCCAAGGCGCTGGCCGAGAGCTATAAGATCAAGGACGGCCCCAACGACGCCGGCGATTATTTCGAGCGTCCCGGCCGGCTCAGCGACCGCGTGCCGCCGCCCTTCCCCAATGAGCAGGCGGCGCGGGCGGCGCTCAACGGCGCCTATCCGCCGGACATGTCGGTTCTCGCCAAGGCGCGCGGCTATTCGCGCGGCTTCCCGCTGTTCCTCGCCGACGCTTTGCCCGGCTTCTCCTATCAGGAGCATGGCGTCGATTATATCGTCGCTCTGCTCACCGGCTATGTGGATGCGCCGCAGGGCGTCGAGCTGGCGCCTGGCCAATATTACAACCTCTACATGCCCGGCCGCCGCACCGGCATGCCGCCGCCGCTCTCGGACGGCGCCGTGACCTATGATGACGGAACGCCGCAGACGACGGCCCAATATGCGAAGGATGTGAGCGCTTTCCTGATGTGGGCCGCCGAGCCGCATCTCGAGGAGCGCAAGTCGATCGGCCTGAAGGTGGTCGGCTTCCTGATCGTTCTGTCCTTCCTGGTGTATTTCACCAAGCGCAAGATCTGGGCGAACGTCCACCATTGACGCGACACGGCGACGCGATCCAAAGAGACCGCGTCGCCGCTCACCCTTGCAGAAACGCCCGCACGCCATCGGCCACGAATTGCACGGCGAGGGCGGCGAGCAGAACGCCCAGCAATCGCGTCAGCACGACATTGGCCGCCGTGCCGAAGAATTGCGCCACCTCTCCCGCGATCAGGCAGAAGATCAGACAAATCGCCATTATCGCGGCGATCACCGCGATCAGGCTCGCGATGAGCGGCACGTCGCCATGCGCGTCGCCGGCGAGCAGCACGGTCGCGGTGATGGCGCCGGGGCCGGCCATCAGCGGTATGGCCAGCGGATAGGCGGCGATATTGTGCACATGCTCGGCGAGGGCCTTTTCCGCCGCCTTGGAGTCGCGCTGAATGCGCACGCCGAACACCATTTCCGAGGCGATCGAGAACAGCAGAAATCCCCCGGCGATGCGGAACGCCGGGATGGAGATGCCCATCGCCGCGAGCAGCCGCTGGCCGATCAGCGCCGATCCCGCCAGAATTGCGAGCGCATAGACGCTGGCGCGAAAGGCGATGATGCGCTTCGTCCGCGCCTCGAGCCCCGATGTCGCGGCGACGAAGACCGGCGCGAGGCCGAGCGGCTCCACGACGACGAGCAGCGTCACAAAGGCCGAGACGAGATAGTCGAGATCCATCCCGGCCTCCGGCGGGCGGGCGAGCGTCGCGGAGGCAGATAGCGCGCGGGGGGCGATGCGCCAGCAGGCGCTCCTGCCGCGCTCTCGCTCGCGAGCCGAAGCCTGCGCCGCCGATTGTTCGCGCCCCGCCACTCTGCTAAGACGCAGACCTCCACGAGGGAAAGGGCCGCGGACGAGAGGATGCTCTTTTACG from Methylosinus sp. C49 encodes the following:
- a CDS encoding cytochrome c1; protein product: MKSIIMAAALASAAGVAVAEEGGAHSQPKPPRQEWSFAGAFGHYENAQLRRGYKVYREVCSSCHSISRLAFRNFAEKGGPEISEAEAKALAESYKIKDGPNDAGDYFERPGRLSDRVPPPFPNEQAARAALNGAYPPDMSVLAKARGYSRGFPLFLADALPGFSYQEHGVDYIVALLTGYVDAPQGVELAPGQYYNLYMPGRRTGMPPPLSDGAVTYDDGTPQTTAQYAKDVSAFLMWAAEPHLEERKSIGLKVVGFLIVLSFLVYFTKRKIWANVHH
- a CDS encoding MarC family protein, with translation MDLDYLVSAFVTLLVVVEPLGLAPVFVAATSGLEARTKRIIAFRASVYALAILAGSALIGQRLLAAMGISIPAFRIAGGFLLFSIASEMVFGVRIQRDSKAAEKALAEHVHNIAAYPLAIPLMAGPGAITATVLLAGDAHGDVPLIASLIAVIAAIMAICLIFCLIAGEVAQFFGTAANVVLTRLLGVLLAALAVQFVADGVRAFLQG